In Bacillus toyonensis BCT-7112, a single window of DNA contains:
- the ilvE gene encoding branched-chain-amino-acid transaminase encodes MGNQYIYMNGEFVEKEKAVVSVYDHGFLYGDGVFEGIRSYGGNVFCLKEHVKRLYESAKSILLTIPMPVEEMEEAVLQTLQKNEYADAYIRLIVSRGKGDLGLDPRTCVKPSVIIIAEQLKLFPQEFYDNGLSVVSVASRRNTPDALDPRIKSMNYLNNVLVKIEAAQAGVLEALMLNQQGYVCEGSGDNVFIVKDGKVLTPPSYLGALEGITRNSVIELCERLNISYEERPFTRHDVYVADEVFLTGTAAELIPVVKVDSREIGDGKPGSVTKRLTEEFKKLTRERGVRVPGLAESLA; translated from the coding sequence ATGGGTAACCAGTACATTTATATGAATGGGGAATTTGTAGAAAAAGAAAAGGCAGTTGTTTCAGTATATGATCACGGTTTTTTATATGGAGACGGTGTATTTGAAGGGATTCGTAGTTACGGAGGAAATGTATTTTGTCTAAAAGAACATGTGAAACGATTATATGAATCGGCGAAATCTATTTTACTGACGATTCCAATGCCGGTAGAAGAAATGGAAGAGGCCGTTTTACAGACACTTCAAAAAAATGAATACGCTGATGCCTACATTAGATTAATTGTTTCAAGAGGAAAAGGGGATTTAGGGCTTGACCCGAGGACTTGCGTGAAACCGAGCGTAATTATTATTGCAGAACAATTAAAGTTATTCCCTCAGGAATTTTATGATAATGGACTAAGCGTTGTATCTGTAGCATCAAGACGTAATACGCCAGATGCATTAGATCCACGTATTAAGTCAATGAACTATTTAAATAATGTACTTGTAAAAATTGAAGCAGCGCAAGCAGGCGTACTCGAGGCGCTTATGCTTAACCAACAAGGATATGTTTGTGAAGGGTCTGGAGATAATGTTTTCATTGTGAAAGATGGAAAAGTGCTAACACCTCCTTCGTATTTAGGGGCGCTAGAAGGTATTACGAGAAATAGTGTTATCGAGTTATGTGAGCGTCTTAATATCTCGTATGAGGAAAGGCCATTTACTCGCCATGACGTATATGTAGCAGATGAAGTGTTTTTAACAGGAACGGCAGCAGAGTTAATCCCAGTTGTAAAAGTTGATTCTAGAGAAATTGGAGATGGGAAACCAGGAAGTGTAACGAAACGATTAACTGAAGAGTTTAAAAAATTGACGAGAGAAAGAGGAGTACGTGTTCCAGGACTGGCGGAAAGTTTAGCGTAG
- the ilvB gene encoding acetolactate synthase large subunit → MEEQYTTCEKLQCEEVTGAGHVIQCLKKLGVTTVFGYPGGAILPVYDALYGSGLKHVLTRHEQAAIHAAEGYARASGKVGVVFATSGPGATNLVTGLADAYMDSIPLVVITGQVATPLIGKDGFQEADVVGITVSVTKHNYQVREVNHLSRIVQEAFYIANSGRPGPVLIDIPKDIQNANVTSFFNEEVNIIGYKPEVVPDSMKLRKVAKAISKAKRPLLYIGGGVIHSGGSEELIKFARENRIPVVSTLMGLGAYPPGDPLFLGMLGMHGTYAANMAVTECDLLLALGVRFDDRVTGKLELFSPHSKKVHIDIDPSEFHKNVTVEYPIVGDVKKALQMLLHMPIRTQTNEWLTKIEEWKEEYPLSYNQKEGELKPQHVISLVSELTNGEAIVTTEVGQHQMWAAHFYKARKPRTFLTSGGLGTMGFGFPAAIGAQLAKEEELVICIAGDASFQMNIQELQTIAENNIPVKVFIINNKFLGMVRQWQEMFYENRLSESKIGSPDFVKVAEAYGVRGLRATNATEAKKVMLEAFAHEGPVVVDFCVEEGENVFPMVPPNKGNNEMMMKRWEE, encoded by the coding sequence ATGGAGGAACAGTATACAACATGTGAGAAATTACAGTGCGAAGAAGTGACAGGTGCCGGACACGTTATTCAATGCTTGAAAAAATTAGGTGTAACGACTGTTTTCGGTTATCCGGGCGGAGCGATTTTGCCAGTATACGATGCGTTATATGGAAGTGGATTGAAGCACGTTTTAACTCGTCATGAGCAAGCTGCCATTCATGCGGCTGAAGGGTATGCGAGAGCTTCTGGAAAGGTCGGGGTAGTCTTTGCTACCTCTGGCCCAGGAGCGACGAATTTAGTTACGGGCTTAGCAGATGCTTATATGGATTCGATTCCTTTAGTTGTTATTACAGGGCAAGTTGCAACGCCTTTAATTGGTAAAGATGGATTTCAAGAAGCTGATGTTGTCGGAATTACTGTATCTGTTACGAAGCATAATTACCAAGTTCGTGAAGTAAATCACTTATCACGTATCGTGCAAGAAGCTTTTTACATCGCTAATAGTGGGCGACCGGGACCGGTATTAATTGATATTCCAAAAGATATTCAAAATGCAAATGTGACAAGTTTCTTTAATGAAGAAGTTAACATTATAGGATATAAACCGGAAGTTGTACCAGACAGTATGAAACTGAGAAAGGTGGCTAAAGCAATTTCAAAAGCAAAGCGTCCCCTTCTATATATTGGAGGAGGTGTCATTCATTCAGGTGGATCTGAAGAACTCATCAAGTTTGCAAGAGAGAATCGTATTCCTGTCGTTTCAACTTTAATGGGACTAGGTGCATATCCGCCGGGAGATCCATTGTTTTTAGGAATGCTCGGTATGCATGGTACGTACGCTGCAAATATGGCAGTAACAGAATGTGACTTACTACTTGCTTTAGGTGTTCGCTTTGATGATCGTGTAACAGGAAAATTAGAACTCTTTTCTCCGCATTCGAAAAAGGTACATATTGATATAGATCCTTCGGAGTTCCATAAAAATGTAACTGTGGAATATCCGATTGTTGGAGATGTGAAAAAAGCGTTACAAATGTTGTTGCATATGCCAATTCGTACACAAACAAATGAATGGCTTACGAAAATAGAGGAATGGAAGGAGGAATATCCTCTTTCCTACAATCAAAAAGAAGGTGAGTTAAAACCACAGCATGTTATTAGTCTAGTAAGTGAATTAACGAACGGTGAAGCAATTGTCACGACAGAAGTAGGACAGCATCAAATGTGGGCTGCTCACTTCTATAAAGCGAGAAAACCTCGTACTTTTCTTACCTCAGGTGGATTAGGAACAATGGGATTTGGTTTCCCAGCAGCTATTGGTGCCCAGCTTGCTAAAGAAGAAGAACTTGTCATCTGTATTGCGGGCGATGCTTCTTTTCAAATGAATATTCAGGAACTGCAAACAATTGCAGAAAATAACATACCTGTAAAAGTATTTATAATAAACAACAAATTTTTAGGGATGGTAAGGCAATGGCAAGAAATGTTTTATGAGAATCGTTTATCAGAATCAAAAATTGGATCACCTGATTTTGTAAAAGTAGCAGAAGCATATGGAGTGAGGGGGCTAAGAGCAACAAATGCAACAGAGGCGAAAAAAGTGATGTTAGAAGCTTTTGCGCACGAAGGTCCTGTCGTAGTTGATTTTTGTGTAGAAGAAGGTGAAAACGTATTTCCGATGGTTCCGCCAAACAAAGGGAATAATGAAATGATGATGAAGAGGTGGGAAGAATGA
- a CDS encoding ACT domain-containing protein — protein sequence MSHTFSLVIHNDPNVLLRISGIFARRGYYISSLNLNENEMELTTVCTEQEATLLISQLKKLINVLQVNKL from the coding sequence ATGAGTCATACTTTTTCACTAGTTATCCATAACGACCCAAACGTCTTATTACGCATAAGTGGAATTTTTGCTCGGCGTGGTTATTATATTTCTTCATTAAATTTAAATGAAAATGAAATGGAGTTAACAACAGTTTGTACAGAACAAGAAGCAACATTACTCATCAGTCAGCTGAAAAAATTAATCAATGTACTACAAGTAAACAAATTATAA
- the ilvC gene encoding ketol-acid reductoisomerase, translating to MKTYYEQDAKVELLQGKTVAVVGYGSQGHAQAQNLRDSGVEVVVGIRPGKSYEVAKADGFEVMSVSEAVRTAQVVQMLLPDEQQAHVYKTEVEENLREGQMLLFSHGFNIHFGQINPPSYVDVAMVAPKSPGHLVRRVFQEGNGVPALVAVHQDATGTALHVALAYAKGVGCTRAGVIETTFQEETETDLFGEQAVLCGGVTALVKAGFETLTEGGYRPEIAYFECLHELKLIVDLMYEGGLTNMRHSISDTAEFGDYVTGSRIVTDETKKEMKRVLTEIQQGEFAKKWILENQAGRPTYNAMKKAEQNHQLEKVGTELREMMSWIKEPEKKTLVKK from the coding sequence ATGAAAACGTATTATGAGCAAGATGCAAAAGTAGAGTTATTACAAGGGAAGACAGTTGCGGTAGTCGGATATGGATCTCAAGGTCATGCCCAAGCACAAAATTTACGTGATTCTGGTGTGGAAGTTGTAGTTGGCATTCGTCCTGGTAAGTCATATGAAGTAGCGAAAGCTGATGGGTTTGAAGTAATGTCCGTTTCAGAAGCGGTTCGAACCGCACAAGTTGTACAAATGTTATTGCCGGATGAACAACAAGCACATGTTTATAAAACAGAAGTAGAAGAGAATCTTCGTGAAGGGCAAATGTTACTTTTCTCACATGGATTTAATATTCACTTCGGACAAATTAATCCGCCAAGTTACGTAGACGTAGCGATGGTCGCACCAAAAAGCCCAGGTCATCTCGTTCGCCGTGTATTCCAAGAAGGAAATGGTGTTCCGGCATTAGTTGCAGTGCATCAAGATGCAACCGGCACGGCATTACATGTAGCTCTTGCATATGCAAAAGGTGTAGGTTGTACACGTGCAGGTGTAATTGAAACGACATTCCAGGAAGAAACAGAGACAGACTTATTCGGTGAGCAAGCTGTGCTTTGCGGCGGAGTAACTGCACTTGTAAAAGCTGGTTTTGAAACGTTAACTGAAGGCGGATATCGTCCTGAAATTGCATACTTTGAATGTTTGCATGAATTAAAGTTAATTGTTGATTTAATGTACGAAGGTGGATTAACGAACATGCGCCATTCTATTTCAGATACGGCAGAGTTTGGAGATTATGTAACAGGATCAAGAATTGTTACAGATGAAACGAAGAAAGAGATGAAACGAGTACTTACAGAAATTCAGCAAGGTGAATTCGCGAAAAAATGGATTTTAGAAAACCAAGCAGGTCGTCCAACATACAACGCGATGAAAAAAGCAGAACAAAATCATCAGTTAGAAAAAGTAGGAACAGAGCTTCGTGAAATGATGAGCTGGATTAAGGAACCAGAAAAGAAAACGTTAGTAAAGAAATAG
- the ilvA gene encoding threonine ammonia-lyase IlvA gives MVQNVKERVKIEDILMAHNCMKDIVMKTPLQRDKVLSEKYECEVYIKREDLQVIRSFKIRGAYNLIQSLSKEQLQNGVVCASAGNHAQGVAYTCNLLNIPSKIFMPTTTPKQKVSQVQFFGGSFAEIMLVGDTFDGAFQEAQRYCEENRMTFVHPFDDPYVIAGQGTVAVEIMHDMDKAVDYLFTAIGGGGLASGVGTYVKGVSPATKVIGVEPMGAASMKEAFLQNENVALEKIDSFVDGAAVKKVGKLTFETCKDVIDDIVLVPEGKVCTTILELYKKNAIVAEPAGALSIAALDLYRDEIKGKTVVCTLSGGNNDIDRMQEMKERSLIYEGLKHYFIIEFPQRSGALREFLDKGLGPEDDITRFEYIKKHNKENGPALVGVELKHKEDYEQLITRFKENNIQFVELNKNPVLFDLLI, from the coding sequence ATGGTGCAAAATGTGAAGGAGAGAGTGAAGATTGAAGATATCCTTATGGCTCATAACTGTATGAAGGATATCGTCATGAAAACGCCCTTGCAACGTGATAAGGTTTTATCTGAAAAATACGAATGTGAGGTGTATATTAAACGAGAAGATTTGCAAGTAATTCGGTCTTTCAAAATTCGCGGTGCATACAATTTAATTCAAAGTTTGTCGAAAGAACAATTACAAAATGGTGTTGTTTGTGCAAGTGCTGGCAATCACGCACAAGGAGTTGCGTATACGTGTAATTTATTAAATATTCCATCGAAAATCTTTATGCCAACAACGACACCAAAACAGAAAGTATCACAAGTTCAATTTTTTGGTGGTAGCTTTGCAGAAATCATGTTAGTTGGCGATACATTTGATGGTGCTTTTCAAGAAGCGCAGCGCTATTGTGAGGAAAATAGGATGACATTTGTGCATCCGTTTGATGATCCGTATGTAATTGCAGGGCAAGGAACAGTAGCTGTTGAAATTATGCACGATATGGATAAGGCAGTTGATTATCTCTTTACAGCAATTGGCGGCGGTGGGTTAGCATCGGGTGTAGGTACATATGTGAAAGGTGTTAGTCCAGCTACAAAGGTAATTGGTGTAGAACCGATGGGGGCTGCATCTATGAAAGAGGCTTTCCTTCAAAACGAAAATGTAGCATTAGAGAAAATAGATAGTTTTGTTGATGGAGCAGCTGTCAAAAAAGTAGGGAAGTTAACATTTGAAACTTGTAAAGATGTCATTGATGACATTGTTTTAGTACCAGAGGGAAAGGTTTGTACGACGATTTTAGAACTGTATAAGAAAAATGCAATTGTAGCTGAACCGGCTGGTGCACTCTCTATTGCAGCACTTGATTTATACAGGGATGAAATAAAAGGTAAAACAGTTGTATGTACGCTAAGTGGTGGAAATAATGATATTGATAGAATGCAAGAAATGAAAGAACGTTCTCTCATTTACGAAGGGTTAAAGCATTATTTCATCATTGAATTTCCACAGCGTTCAGGTGCGCTAAGAGAATTTCTTGATAAAGGATTAGGACCAGAAGATGACATTACGCGCTTTGAGTATATTAAGAAACATAATAAAGAAAATGGTCCAGCGCTGGTCGGGGTAGAATTAAAACATAAAGAAGATTATGAGCAATTAATTACTCGTTTTAAAGAAAATAATATTCAATTTGTGGAGCTTAATAAAAATCCTGTTTTGTTTGATTTGCTTATTTAG
- a CDS encoding CapA family protein — MKTLLKRFLLIAFCITPIVVLINYSFISKAKDKPDLQSKSSKTVTKSKKKIEDPEITLTFSGDTMFDWQLRPIIEKNGADYPFQHVKEEITKADISFVNLESAFTTREKKAPGQLFWIKSDPSTLQAIKNTGYDIVNIGNNHTLDYGQDGLLDTISHVEKLKFPYIGAGKNAKDAYTAREMTVKGKKFKFLSFVRFMPDSNWVAGDNKPGVANGYDLNLVTKTIKEQKQDADYLIVYMHWGVEKSNRPVEYQKQYVPKMVEAGADAIVGSHPHWLQGFEYYNKVPIAYSLGNFLFPSYVNGKSAETGVLTLAFKGKDIQMSFNPYIIRNNQVSPVNEEEKKKALQYLQTVSTDVEIDSTGKIINTRN, encoded by the coding sequence ATGAAAACTTTACTAAAACGATTTCTGTTAATAGCCTTTTGTATTACACCAATTGTTGTATTAATCAACTACTCTTTTATTTCAAAAGCGAAAGACAAACCCGATTTGCAAAGCAAATCTAGTAAAACAGTTACAAAAAGCAAAAAGAAAATAGAAGACCCGGAAATTACACTCACTTTCTCTGGTGATACAATGTTCGATTGGCAATTACGTCCTATTATCGAAAAAAACGGGGCTGATTATCCATTCCAACATGTAAAAGAAGAAATAACAAAAGCAGATATTTCCTTTGTTAATTTAGAGTCGGCCTTTACAACGAGAGAAAAGAAAGCACCTGGGCAATTGTTTTGGATTAAAAGTGATCCATCTACACTACAAGCCATTAAAAACACTGGATATGACATCGTAAATATTGGGAATAACCATACACTTGATTATGGGCAAGATGGATTATTAGACACTATCTCTCACGTAGAAAAATTAAAGTTCCCTTACATCGGGGCCGGAAAAAATGCAAAAGATGCATATACTGCACGAGAAATGACCGTAAAAGGGAAAAAGTTCAAATTTCTTTCCTTCGTTCGATTTATGCCTGATTCTAATTGGGTAGCTGGTGACAATAAACCTGGCGTTGCGAACGGATATGATTTAAATCTTGTAACTAAAACAATTAAGGAGCAAAAACAAGATGCAGACTATTTAATCGTCTATATGCATTGGGGCGTTGAAAAATCAAATCGTCCAGTAGAATACCAAAAACAATATGTACCTAAAATGGTTGAAGCAGGTGCTGACGCTATTGTCGGAAGTCACCCGCATTGGTTACAAGGGTTTGAGTATTATAATAAAGTTCCTATTGCTTACTCATTAGGTAACTTTTTGTTCCCGAGTTATGTGAATGGAAAAAGTGCAGAAACTGGCGTCTTAACTTTAGCTTTTAAAGGAAAGGATATCCAAATGTCATTTAACCCTTACATCATTCGTAATAACCAAGTTTCCCCAGTAAATGAAGAAGAAAAGAAAAAAGCTCTACAATATTTACAAACGGTTTCAACTGATGTAGAAATTGATAGTACTGGAAAAATAATAAACACACGTAACTAA
- a CDS encoding DUF554 domain-containing protein — protein MVILGAVVNGICIIFGTLLGKLFSKIPESMKGTIMHAIGLAVTVLGLQMALKSENFLVVILSLVIGTVIGEWLQLEEKLKLLGDWLENKVGSKGKGSISEGFVTATLIFAIGAMGILGALDSGIRGNHNILFTKAIIDGFISIILTTTLGIGVVFSAIPVILYEGAIAIFATQINSFVPKELMNQFIVEMTATGGIMIFAIGLNLLGFIKIKVANLLPGILVVGVIVSIIYGYGLLVK, from the coding sequence ATGGTTATATTAGGGGCAGTTGTAAATGGCATTTGTATTATATTCGGTACTTTACTTGGTAAATTATTTAGTAAGATTCCAGAAAGTATGAAGGGAACAATTATGCATGCAATCGGTTTAGCGGTTACTGTACTTGGCCTTCAAATGGCATTAAAAAGTGAAAACTTTCTTGTTGTGATTCTAAGTTTAGTTATTGGTACTGTAATTGGGGAATGGTTACAATTAGAAGAAAAGTTAAAACTGTTAGGAGATTGGTTAGAAAATAAAGTTGGATCGAAGGGGAAAGGGAGTATATCAGAAGGGTTTGTAACAGCGACGCTTATTTTTGCAATTGGCGCGATGGGGATACTTGGTGCATTGGACAGTGGAATTCGCGGAAATCATAATATTTTATTCACAAAGGCGATTATCGATGGATTCATTTCGATTATATTAACGACAACTCTAGGAATCGGCGTAGTATTTTCAGCGATTCCAGTTATTTTATATGAAGGTGCTATTGCCATTTTTGCAACACAAATTAATAGTTTTGTCCCGAAAGAATTAATGAATCAATTTATAGTGGAAATGACAGCTACGGGCGGCATTATGATATTCGCCATTGGATTAAACTTACTTGGATTTATTAAAATTAAAGTAGCGAATTTACTTCCAGGTATATTGGTAGTTGGAGTAATTGTTTCAATTATTTATGGTTACGGTTTGTTAGTAAAGTAG
- a CDS encoding GNAT family N-acetyltransferase, translating to MGEFQFTKRVHKILEIAAKETKYNIIQPVHLFIGMCKEGTGVCAELYMYLFRKVGTDFLEELSLQEQYEIEYIKIEQYKLANKTLEILQIAKKRMERFQQVLINEGHVIYALFRLGIVSEKVINKEIQKDVLRIIAEPRDLAVDLKCFDPIYNKLSCNVRRASSADFETLVRFVTWKFGERWLQSIDYGFRTYKEKVPIYIAKQGEAIVGFACYDVVRGKKGLFGPMGTAKRNRVKGVGKELLHHCLYNMKQDGYEYAIIGQAGPIEFYERSCNARLIPLEDN from the coding sequence ATGGGGGAATTCCAATTTACAAAACGTGTTCATAAAATACTGGAGATTGCAGCAAAAGAGACTAAATATAATATAATTCAACCAGTTCATCTTTTTATCGGCATGTGTAAAGAAGGTACAGGAGTGTGCGCAGAGTTATATATGTATTTGTTTCGTAAAGTTGGCACGGATTTTTTAGAAGAACTTTCTTTACAAGAACAATATGAAATAGAGTACATAAAAATAGAACAATATAAATTAGCTAATAAAACGCTAGAAATTTTGCAAATAGCGAAGAAACGTATGGAACGTTTTCAGCAAGTATTAATAAATGAAGGACATGTAATATATGCATTATTTCGTTTAGGTATAGTGAGTGAAAAAGTTATAAACAAAGAAATACAAAAAGATGTGTTACGTATTATAGCTGAACCAAGAGATTTGGCGGTGGATTTAAAATGCTTTGATCCCATTTATAATAAATTATCTTGTAATGTTAGAAGAGCTAGCTCTGCTGATTTTGAAACATTAGTACGTTTTGTTACGTGGAAATTTGGTGAACGCTGGTTACAGTCGATAGATTATGGATTTCGGACATATAAAGAAAAGGTACCTATTTATATTGCAAAGCAGGGCGAAGCGATAGTAGGTTTCGCTTGTTATGATGTAGTCAGGGGAAAGAAAGGACTATTTGGTCCGATGGGGACAGCGAAACGAAATCGTGTGAAAGGTGTAGGGAAAGAATTGTTGCATCATTGTTTATATAATATGAAGCAAGACGGATATGAATATGCAATTATTGGACAAGCAGGTCCGATTGAGTTTTATGAGAGAAGTTGCAATGCTCGTTTAATACCGCTAGAAGATAATTGA
- a CDS encoding multidrug efflux MFS transporter, producing MASWKRNLMICWLGCFTTAAGMSLVIPFLSFYIEELGVTGTSSIAQWSGLAFGVTFLMGAIVSPIWGKLGDIHGRKLMLIRASLGMAVIMTLMGFVTDVYQLVALRFLMGAVSGFLSTAMTFIAAETPEEHSGWAISTISTGGVSGSLLGPLLGGYLSELIGMRHVFLVTGAFLFLSFLIVFFFLHEENHSAQAKKVQQKKVWTMVPAKHVIISLFVTTFIIQLANMSIQPIITLYVKNLEGPGTDHIEMIAGAVMSATGLAVILAAPKLGRLSDHIGPQKTLVVALFAAGIIFIPQAFVTSAWQLLILRFLLGIAQAGLLPSVQTLLKQHTPTHVTGRIFGYNQSFQFLGNMIGPVLGGQIAAHAGFQYVFFSTSSLLFIACIWVYFHNKNEEVSEKQHLEVS from the coding sequence ATGGCCAGCTGGAAACGAAATTTAATGATTTGTTGGCTAGGTTGTTTTACCACTGCAGCCGGTATGAGTTTAGTAATTCCTTTTTTATCTTTTTATATTGAGGAGTTAGGAGTGACTGGCACTTCGAGTATTGCACAGTGGTCGGGACTTGCATTTGGTGTAACATTTTTAATGGGTGCGATTGTATCACCAATATGGGGAAAGCTTGGTGATATACATGGACGGAAATTGATGCTTATACGTGCTAGCCTTGGTATGGCGGTTATTATGACGCTTATGGGGTTTGTAACGGATGTGTATCAACTAGTCGCACTTAGATTTTTGATGGGAGCAGTATCTGGTTTCCTTTCAACCGCAATGACATTTATTGCAGCAGAAACTCCGGAAGAGCATTCAGGTTGGGCAATTTCCACAATTTCAACCGGGGGCGTGAGTGGCTCATTACTCGGACCATTACTAGGCGGTTATTTGTCTGAGTTAATTGGAATGCGTCATGTCTTTCTTGTTACAGGAGCTTTCTTATTCCTTTCCTTCCTCATCGTCTTTTTCTTCCTACATGAAGAAAATCACTCTGCTCAAGCAAAAAAGGTACAGCAAAAAAAAGTATGGACGATGGTCCCAGCAAAGCATGTAATTATTAGTTTATTTGTAACAACATTTATTATTCAACTTGCCAATATGTCAATTCAACCTATTATTACATTGTACGTAAAGAATTTGGAAGGACCAGGAACAGATCATATCGAAATGATTGCAGGGGCAGTTATGTCTGCGACAGGATTAGCAGTTATTTTGGCAGCGCCTAAATTAGGAAGATTATCAGATCATATCGGTCCTCAAAAAACATTAGTAGTAGCATTGTTTGCTGCAGGGATTATCTTTATCCCGCAAGCATTTGTAACCTCAGCTTGGCAACTATTAATTCTTCGATTTTTATTAGGTATCGCACAAGCAGGATTATTACCTTCCGTACAAACTCTACTAAAACAACATACGCCAACCCATGTAACGGGACGAATATTTGGATATAATCAGTCGTTTCAGTTTTTAGGAAATATGATTGGTCCAGTGCTTGGGGGGCAAATTGCAGCTCATGCAGGCTTCCAATATGTTTTCTTCTCTACATCATCACTATTATTTATTGCATGCATTTGGGTTTATTTTCATAATAAGAACGAAGAGGTATCAGAGAAACAACATTTGGAAGTTAGTTAA
- a CDS encoding DODA-type extradiol aromatic ring-opening family dioxygenase — protein sequence MMPSLFLAHGSPMLAIQDTDYTRFLKTLGETYKPKAIVIFTAHWESEVLTISSSDNEYETIYDFGGFPPELYEIKYRAKGSSSIASMLETKFKNKGISVHHNMTRGLDHGSWTLLHRMYPEANIPVVQISVNPFLSAKEQFEIGEALKGLGQEDILVIGSGVTVHNLRALKWNQTTPEKWAIEFDDWIMKHMQNNDKDALFNWEKNAPHAQLAVPRAEHFVPLFIAMGSGESDGKVIHRSYELGTLSYLCLQF from the coding sequence ATGATGCCATCACTATTTTTAGCACATGGTTCACCAATGCTTGCTATTCAAGATACAGACTATACACGATTTTTAAAAACACTTGGAGAAACATATAAACCGAAAGCAATTGTTATTTTCACTGCTCACTGGGAAAGTGAAGTATTAACGATTTCCTCATCAGATAACGAGTACGAAACAATTTATGATTTTGGAGGTTTTCCCCCTGAGTTATACGAAATCAAATATCGTGCGAAAGGCTCTTCTAGCATTGCATCTATGTTAGAAACAAAATTTAAGAACAAAGGTATTTCAGTCCATCATAATATGACGAGAGGTTTAGATCATGGTTCATGGACACTCCTGCACCGCATGTATCCAGAAGCAAATATTCCTGTCGTGCAAATATCAGTAAATCCATTCCTTTCTGCAAAAGAACAATTTGAAATTGGAGAAGCACTTAAAGGACTTGGACAAGAAGATATTTTAGTAATCGGGAGTGGCGTTACCGTTCATAATTTACGAGCACTGAAATGGAATCAAACTACACCTGAAAAATGGGCAATTGAATTTGATGATTGGATTATGAAACATATGCAGAATAACGATAAAGATGCATTGTTTAATTGGGAGAAAAATGCGCCTCATGCACAATTAGCAGTACCAAGAGCAGAACATTTTGTTCCTTTATTTATCGCTATGGGCAGTGGTGAAAGTGACGGAAAAGTCATTCACCGTAGTTACGAGCTTGGTACATTAAGTTATCTTTGCCTTCAATTTTAA
- a CDS encoding alpha/beta hydrolase, whose amino-acid sequence MNVQESFVTALDGSEIYLRKWLPEGDPRGIIQIAHGMTEHAGVYTEFVDALLEAGYGVYAHDHKGHGKTVKKEEDYGHFEPNIGWNQVVSDVIFVSERIKEEQSSPLFLLGHSMGSFLSRRAVQLRGELYDGFLISGTGGNPGLLGAIGHKVATIEMKLRGAKTKSPVLNFLSFGNFNSNFKPNRTKFDWLSSDINQVDKYIADPLCGFICTTSFYRELFSGVLEVNKLEEYKKTPKHLPIHIFSGDRDPVGDMGKGVKEVYENYKKCGVKDVTLRLYENGRHEMFHEVNRDEVFKDLISWLDAHNK is encoded by the coding sequence ATGAACGTACAGGAAAGTTTCGTTACGGCATTGGATGGATCGGAAATTTATTTGCGTAAGTGGTTACCAGAAGGAGATCCGAGAGGAATTATTCAAATTGCACATGGCATGACAGAGCATGCAGGGGTGTATACAGAATTTGTAGATGCTTTATTGGAAGCAGGGTATGGTGTTTATGCGCATGATCATAAAGGACATGGGAAAACAGTAAAAAAAGAAGAAGATTATGGTCATTTTGAACCAAATATAGGGTGGAATCAAGTTGTATCGGATGTTATCTTTGTTTCAGAAAGGATAAAAGAAGAGCAGTCAAGTCCTTTGTTTTTACTAGGACATAGTATGGGTTCTTTTTTATCAAGACGTGCTGTACAACTTAGGGGTGAACTATATGATGGATTTCTGATTTCAGGAACAGGTGGAAATCCAGGGCTTTTAGGGGCTATTGGTCATAAAGTAGCAACAATCGAAATGAAATTGCGTGGGGCAAAAACGAAAAGTCCAGTGCTAAACTTTTTATCTTTCGGAAACTTCAATTCGAACTTTAAGCCAAATCGTACGAAATTTGATTGGTTATCTTCAGATATAAATCAAGTTGATAAATATATCGCGGATCCGTTATGTGGATTCATTTGTACGACGAGTTTTTATAGAGAACTGTTTTCTGGTGTATTAGAAGTAAATAAACTAGAAGAATACAAGAAGACGCCAAAACATCTTCCAATACATATATTCTCTGGTGATCGTGATCCTGTTGGAGATATGGGAAAAGGTGTAAAAGAAGTTTATGAAAACTATAAAAAATGTGGTGTGAAAGATGTTACACTACGTTTATATGAAAATGGAAGACATGAAATGTTCCATGAAGTGAATAGAGATGAAGTGTTTAAAGATTTAATTTCTTGGTTAGATGCGCATAATAAATGA